Proteins co-encoded in one Coleofasciculus chthonoplastes PCC 7420 genomic window:
- a CDS encoding PAS domain S-box protein — MSLLDLSLSSLPLEAVIDPYPLSVAPDTTLSEVIRLIAQEAGCDCTLGLSDTSTKSCHPLPDWRLMKQARTSCVLVMQGMQLLGLLTEQDFVRLAALDINLDALTAADVMTRKLVILNASDCQDVTIILNLFQQHGIHHLPIFNESGYLLGIVTPQRMRHLLQMTDVMGLHSVAEVMTTQVICAPPTAPVQKLAQLMATHGVGYVVIVRQREQGTGETVTDLDFSSVLSFRQFPIPMGIVTADDIVQFQTLPLDFQQLDAQTVMSSAWFSIRADDFLGTAYQRMQQWHTQQLIVLGNQGEWQGMIDQDSLLRAINLNSKTFSFLNPILPSISPANAELTPKTDTQSQLILSQGGFCTNDTINSDKKIPKPAPTNQVPYEGGEGSTLNTQHSAKEHLLYSISSRIRQSLHLEDILKTTLQEVREWLQVDRVLIYRFHSDWSGTVMVESVGAEWDSLSGVVVHDPCFEKTSVESYKNGRFQATADIYTAGLTPCHVELLASLQVRANLVISIIKDDELWGLLTAQQCHAPRQWQTSEIELLQQLAVQVGIGIQQSSLFEQVQTELIQRKRVELELQQAKQELERRVEERTAQLQQSNQKLQHEIAERQQVEIQLRQKLAAIEATTEGIAILNAKGEYTYLNPAHVQLFGYDTSEALLGKSWRHLYPPEEITRFERDIFTILQQQGYWRGEAVALRQNGSKFAEEVSLTLTPEGNFICICRDITQRQQTEAALRTSEERFRSTFEQVTVGITHTGWDDRFLRVNQTFCDIVGYTVDELLTKTFVDITHPDDVDGDKYYVNQLLAGEIKTFSMEKRYIRKDGSIVWVNLRGSLVRKSTGELDYFVGVIEDIRDRKRTEAALQESEQRFRQLAENIHEVFWITDVAKSQMIYVSPAYQQIWGRSCQSIYDNPLSFVETIHPEDRERVMAAFAKQARGEYHEDYRIIQPGGEQRWIRDRAFPVYDTSGQVYRIVGIAEDITEYKQAEQEIRQALAREQELNELKSRFISMTSHEFRTPLTTILSSTELLKYYSSKFTEEKKQIHFERIQSNVHHITQMLNDILLLGKAEAGKLDFNPAQMDVRQFCQQLVEEFQQGIGHRHSLCFTHQGQLTPVSLDEKLLRHILGNLLSNALKYSPIDRPVCLELTCRHNELIFRIKDQGIGISETDQQRLFESFHRGTNVGNISGTGLGLSIVKKAVDRHGGTINLESKLGVGTTFTVVIRL, encoded by the coding sequence ATGTCACTCCTAGACCTCTCCCTCTCGTCATTACCGTTAGAGGCGGTAATTGATCCTTATCCCTTGAGTGTTGCACCTGATACAACCTTGAGTGAGGTTATCCGTCTGATTGCTCAAGAAGCTGGATGTGATTGCACCCTCGGTTTATCAGACACGTCTACCAAAAGTTGCCATCCCTTACCCGATTGGCGTTTGATGAAGCAGGCGAGAACCAGTTGTGTTTTAGTCATGCAGGGAATGCAACTGCTGGGTTTGTTGACAGAGCAAGATTTTGTCCGGTTAGCCGCGTTGGATATAAATTTAGACGCACTGACGGCGGCTGATGTGATGACTCGGAAATTAGTCATTCTAAACGCATCAGACTGTCAAGATGTAACAATCATCCTCAACTTGTTCCAGCAACATGGTATTCATCATCTACCCATATTCAATGAGAGTGGTTATCTTTTGGGAATTGTCACCCCCCAGAGAATGCGCCACCTCCTACAAATGACGGATGTAATGGGGTTACATTCTGTGGCTGAAGTGATGACAACTCAGGTAATTTGTGCGCCTCCTACAGCACCAGTGCAAAAGTTAGCTCAGTTGATGGCAACTCATGGTGTTGGTTACGTGGTGATTGTTCGACAGAGGGAACAGGGAACAGGGGAGACAGTTACAGATTTAGACTTTTCCTCTGTTTTATCGTTTCGTCAATTCCCTATTCCCATGGGAATTGTTACAGCCGACGATATTGTTCAGTTTCAAACATTACCCTTAGATTTTCAACAGCTTGATGCCCAAACGGTAATGAGTTCGGCGTGGTTTAGTATTCGTGCTGATGATTTTTTAGGGACGGCATATCAACGGATGCAACAGTGGCACACTCAGCAATTGATCGTCTTAGGAAATCAGGGAGAATGGCAGGGAATGATTGACCAAGACAGCTTGTTGCGGGCGATAAACCTGAATAGCAAAACCTTCTCGTTTCTCAATCCAATTTTGCCCTCTATTTCTCCAGCTAATGCTGAACTGACTCCTAAAACTGATACCCAGTCGCAGTTAATACTCAGTCAGGGCGGGTTTTGTACAAACGATACCATCAATAGCGACAAGAAAATTCCTAAACCCGCCCCTACAAACCAGGTTCCCTACGAGGGTGGCGAAGGGTCAACACTCAACACTCAACACTCAGCCAAGGAACACCTGCTTTACAGCATATCCTCGCGAATTCGTCAATCTCTGCACCTTGAAGACATTCTCAAAACCACCCTGCAAGAAGTACGAGAATGGCTTCAAGTTGACCGGGTACTAATTTATCGATTTCACTCCGACTGGAGTGGTACTGTGATGGTGGAATCGGTGGGTGCTGAATGGGACTCCCTGTCTGGCGTGGTTGTTCATGATCCCTGCTTTGAAAAAACAAGTGTTGAGTCTTACAAAAACGGTCGTTTCCAAGCCACAGCCGATATTTATACCGCTGGACTCACCCCTTGTCATGTTGAACTTTTAGCCAGCTTACAAGTTCGCGCTAACTTAGTGATTTCTATCATTAAAGACGATGAATTATGGGGACTGCTGACGGCTCAACAGTGTCATGCACCTAGACAGTGGCAAACGTCAGAAATTGAGTTACTGCAACAGTTAGCTGTACAGGTAGGAATTGGGATTCAACAATCGAGTCTATTTGAGCAGGTGCAAACGGAACTCATCCAACGTAAACGAGTGGAATTAGAACTGCAACAGGCGAAACAAGAACTAGAACGCCGGGTTGAAGAACGCACGGCTCAATTGCAGCAAAGTAACCAAAAATTACAGCATGAAATTGCCGAACGTCAACAGGTAGAAATCCAATTGCGACAAAAGTTAGCAGCGATTGAAGCCACCACAGAAGGAATTGCGATTCTTAACGCTAAGGGGGAGTATACGTATCTAAACCCCGCCCATGTTCAACTGTTTGGATATGATACCTCGGAAGCGTTGCTGGGGAAGTCTTGGCGACACCTGTATCCTCCAGAGGAAATCACGCGATTTGAGCGCGATATTTTTACCATTTTGCAGCAACAGGGGTATTGGCGCGGTGAAGCGGTGGCGCTACGTCAAAATGGGAGTAAGTTTGCTGAGGAAGTCTCCCTAACGTTGACTCCAGAGGGTAATTTTATTTGTATCTGTCGCGATATTACCCAACGTCAGCAAACGGAAGCGGCGCTGCGAACTAGCGAAGAACGATTCCGCTCAACCTTTGAACAGGTGACGGTGGGAATTACGCATACCGGATGGGACGATCGCTTTTTGCGAGTGAATCAAACATTCTGTGATATCGTAGGGTATACGGTGGATGAACTGTTGACGAAAACCTTTGTGGATATTACCCACCCCGATGACGTTGATGGAGATAAATACTATGTTAACCAGTTGTTAGCGGGTGAGATTAAGACATTCTCTATGGAGAAGCGCTACATTCGCAAAGACGGCTCAATTGTTTGGGTGAATCTCAGGGGTTCATTGGTGCGGAAATCTACCGGGGAATTGGACTATTTTGTCGGTGTGATCGAAGATATTCGCGATCGCAAGCGCACGGAAGCGGCGCTACAGGAGAGTGAGCAACGGTTTCGCCAGCTTGCGGAGAACATTCATGAGGTGTTTTGGATTACCGATGTGGCAAAGTCCCAGATGATATATGTTAGTCCAGCCTATCAACAGATCTGGGGTCGTAGTTGTCAAAGTATTTATGACAATCCTTTATCCTTTGTCGAAACGATTCATCCAGAGGATCGAGAGCGGGTGATGGCGGCGTTTGCGAAACAAGCTAGGGGAGAGTATCACGAAGACTATCGGATTATCCAGCCTGGAGGTGAACAGCGTTGGATTCGCGATCGCGCCTTTCCGGTTTATGATACCTCTGGACAAGTTTACCGGATTGTGGGAATTGCCGAAGATATCACCGAGTATAAGCAAGCTGAACAGGAAATTCGCCAAGCTTTAGCACGAGAACAGGAACTCAATGAACTCAAATCCCGGTTTATTTCCATGACTTCCCATGAGTTTCGCACGCCTTTAACCACAATTCTCAGTTCGACAGAATTACTGAAATATTATTCCTCGAAGTTCACGGAAGAGAAAAAACAGATTCATTTTGAGCGAATTCAATCAAATGTTCATCATATCACTCAAATGCTGAATGATATCCTCTTGTTGGGTAAAGCCGAAGCTGGAAAATTAGACTTTAACCCGGCTCAGATGGATGTACGACAATTTTGTCAACAGTTGGTTGAGGAGTTTCAACAGGGAATCGGTCACCGACATTCTCTGTGCTTTACTCATCAGGGGCAATTGACACCCGTTTCCCTTGATGAAAAATTACTGCGCCATATCCTGGGTAATTTATTATCAAACGCGCTGAAGTATTCCCCGATTGATCGTCCAGTTTGTCTGGAACTCACTTGTCGCCACAACGAATTAATTTTTCGCATCAAAGACCAAGGCATCGGCATTTCTGAAACCGACCAACAACGGCTCTTTGAATCATTCCATCGCGGCACCAATGTAGGAAATATTTCGGGGACAGGTTTGGGACTATCGATTGTCAAAAAAGCTGTGGATAGACATGGAGGTACAATTAACTTGGAGAGCAAACTTGGTGTCGGGACAACGTTTACAGTAGTGATTAGGCTTTAA
- a CDS encoding serine/threonine-protein kinase, whose amino-acid sequence MIGQTLAGRYHIIDLMGGGMFGQTYLAEDLQRPNHDPCVVKHLHPQSTDPFTLQEAQRLFEAEAQVLNRLGNHDQIPRLLAHFEENQEFYLVQDLIAGQPLSQEVKPGKRLSQEQVIKLLQGILEILEFVHEQNVIHRDIKPSNIIRRQSDKKLVLIDFGAVKQITTQVVTPQGQSNFTIAVGTEGYMPSEQTQGKPRLASDIYAVGMIAIQALTGIAPQNLPEDGKTGEIIWRERLKINPKLAKVIDTMVRCHFSRRYQSATEALKAVKRLQSSGKFGWVLKLLRIDLGLVVAMGSFLAAVVVIPEFRQFFRMDERLAQVADTLVYENEGLGIQMNYPKTWEQKGTGDPLSGTVARFVPKGNNSTGFKPELTISVEPLTESMSLADYTTASVAEIIEFLPEAKIFSSESARLAGDKLSCI is encoded by the coding sequence ATGATTGGACAAACACTAGCTGGACGGTATCACATTATTGACCTTATGGGCGGCGGAATGTTTGGTCAGACGTATCTGGCTGAAGATTTACAGCGTCCTAATCATGACCCTTGTGTGGTCAAACATTTACATCCTCAGTCTACTGATCCGTTTACGTTACAAGAGGCACAACGTTTATTTGAAGCTGAAGCCCAAGTGTTGAATCGTTTGGGAAATCATGACCAAATCCCGCGCCTCTTGGCTCATTTTGAGGAAAATCAGGAGTTTTATTTAGTTCAAGATCTTATCGCGGGACAGCCGTTAAGTCAAGAGGTGAAGCCGGGAAAACGGTTGAGTCAAGAACAGGTGATTAAGCTCTTACAGGGAATTCTGGAAATCCTGGAATTTGTCCATGAACAGAATGTGATTCACCGGGATATTAAACCGTCCAATATTATTCGGCGTCAGTCTGATAAAAAGTTAGTTTTGATTGATTTTGGCGCGGTGAAACAAATTACGACTCAGGTTGTCACGCCCCAAGGACAATCAAATTTTACCATTGCGGTGGGTACAGAAGGCTATATGCCCAGCGAACAAACCCAAGGGAAACCGAGGTTAGCGAGTGATATTTATGCCGTGGGAATGATTGCGATTCAAGCGTTGACGGGAATCGCACCGCAAAATTTACCTGAAGATGGGAAGACGGGGGAAATTATCTGGCGGGAACGGTTAAAAATTAATCCGAAGTTGGCAAAGGTGATTGATACCATGGTGCGCTGTCATTTTAGCCGCCGCTATCAGTCAGCGACGGAGGCGTTAAAGGCGGTGAAGCGGTTGCAATCGTCGGGGAAGTTTGGGTGGGTTTTAAAGTTACTCAGAATTGATTTGGGATTGGTGGTGGCGATGGGTTCGTTTTTAGCGGCTGTGGTGGTGATTCCAGAATTTAGGCAATTTTTCCGCATGGATGAACGGTTAGCACAGGTGGCGGATACCTTAGTTTATGAGAATGAAGGGTTAGGAATTCAGATGAATTATCCGAAAACCTGGGAACAAAAAGGAACGGGTGATCCGTTGAGTGGAACGGTGGCTCGATTTGTGCCAAAGGGGAATAATTCAACTGGGTTTAAACCGGAATTGACGATTAGTGTGGAACCGTTGACGGAATCGATGTCTTTAGCGGATTATACTACGGCATCGGTGGCAGAAATTATTGAGTTTTTGCCAGAGGCGAAGATTTTTTCGTCGGAGTCAGCAAGGTTGGCGGGGGATAAGCTGTCATGCATTTAA